One stretch of Ictalurus punctatus breed USDA103 chromosome 5, Coco_2.0, whole genome shotgun sequence DNA includes these proteins:
- the dedd gene encoding death effector domain-containing protein — protein MTSQRQRHATRALPAPRNSSSRSSGSRSGPSTSCGGASRSAPSSSRSLHAWPEEAVDEAYGLYSLHRMFDIVGTHLTHRDVRVLSFLFVDVIDEYERGGIRDGRDFLLALERQGRCDETNFRHILQLLRIITRHDLLPYVTLRKRQTVCPDPVDQYLEETSVRYIFPRGSRTESPQVTPHRCAGPQPVIRCPSPEVCQPRPKPATPTPNRKRKRAHSVADCREKQTCDIRLRVRAEYCQHDSALQGNVFSNKQEALERQFERFNQANTILKSRDLGSIICDIKFSELTYLDAFWRDYINGSLLEALKGVFITDSLKQAVGHEAIKLLVNVDEEDYQAGRRKLLRNLMMGGGVGAGLGLSPAGPGTGTS, from the exons atgacatcacagcgGCAAAGGCATGCCACACGTGCTCTTCCCGCTCCACGGAACTCCTCCTCGAGGAGCTCGGGCTCACGCTCAGGACCCTCGACCTCGTGTGGTGGTGCGTCCCGATCCGCGCCGTCTTCCTCTCGCTCCCTGCACGCGTGGCCGGAGGAGGCGGTGGACGAGGCGTACGGCCTGTACTCGCTGCACCGCATGTTCGACATCGTCGGCACTCACCTCACGCACCGCGACGTGCGCGTGCTTTCCTTCCTGTTCGTGGACGTCATCGACGAGTACGAGCGCGGCGGGATACGGGACGGGCGAGATTTCCTGCTGGCGCTGGAGAGACAGGGGCGCTGCGACGAGACCAACTTCCGGCACATTCTGCAGCTGCTGCGCATCATCACCAGACACGACCTTCTGCCTTACGTCACGCTGcgcaagagacagacag TGTGTCCTGACCCTGTGGATCAGTACTTAGAGGAGACGTCTGTACGCTACATTTTTCCCAGAGGAAGCAGGACAGAGAGCCCACAGGTCACACCGCACAGAtgcgcag GTCCACAGCCTGTGATTCGTTGCCCCTCTCCTGAGGTGTGTCAGCCCCGCCCCAAACCGGCCACGCCCACTCCAaacagaaagaggaagagagctCACAGTGTGGCGGACTGCCGGGAGAAACAGACCtgcg ACATCCGTCTGCGTGTTCGAGCGGAGTACTGCCAGCACGACTCGGCCCTCCAAGGCAACGTCTTCTCCAACAAGCAGGAGGCGCTGGAGCGGCAGTTCGAGCGCTTCAACCAGGCCAACACCATCCTGAAATCGCGCGACCTCGGATCCATCATCTGCGACATCAAATTCTCAGAGCTCACCTACCTGGACGCGTTCTGGCGCGACTACATCAACGGCTCGCTGCTGGAAGCGCTGAAGGGCGTGTTCATCACAGACTCACTGAAGCAAGCTGTCGGACACGAGGCCATCAAACTGCTCGTCAACGTCGACGAGGAGGACTACCAGGCGGGCAGGAGGAAGCTCCTGAGGAACCTGATGAtggggggaggggtgggggcGGGGCTGGGGTTAAGCCCAGCTGGCCCGGGGACGGGGACTTCATAA